The genomic interval CGTCTGCGCTGTGCCACGTCATCTCGTCGCACGCTCGGCAGAACGCGTAGCCGGTCATCGTCCCACCGTCCGTGCGAACACGTTGCGGGAGTGGTCCTCGCCACCGACGTCGATGATGGTCCAGGGTGCGGGGTCGATGCTGCCCTTGCGCCGACCCAAGGCCATCCACTCGCCGTCGTCGCACACGAGTACGTACTCGTCGTCCGCGAACGTCTCCTCGTCGATTCGTTTGAGGCCGTCATCGCCGAACCACATCGCCACGTCGTCGTGGGGGATGGTGTCCGCGTGGTCGGTTACTGTTCCGTCGTCGTCCAACAGTGTGCTTGTGGACATACATGGCTACTGAAATGTCTGGGCAAAGGGGTTGGGGTGGTCGGTTTGTTTCAAGCTGATTCGCGGTGGCTCGGATGGCAATCATCTATTATTAAGTAAAAGGAATATCTGGGGTACATTAATTACCACCCAATCCTGCGAGCCAGTAGGGAACACGAATCGACCATTTACAGACGAACCCTCAATGACGGTTATCGCGGTTCGGGGGTGGCAGTGCGTCCAACGAGTCTTCGTGTATTCCAGTACTTAATGACACGAACTACACGACGTTCTGGAGCGAATTATAGTGAGGAGGATTGTAGCGATAATCGGTATCTCATTGGATTTGACCCAGAAACAGACTCGATTAGCCAAACAGTCATTGCTGGAGTCGCTGCCCTCACAGATACACCCTGGAGGGACTGTCCAGTGTTCTATGAGACGATGGACCCGGACGCGCTGGACGCGCTTTTTGATACTCATCCCGACGGAACAGAGCGTCCCGGACAATGGGCTATCGAATTCACCTACGCGGAGTGTGCCGTGCAGATTACTGCAGGTGGGTATATCGCACTCACCCCACTGTCGGGTACTGCAGAATAAGAAACTCGATACATCTCCCGAAGGCAGTGCCTCTGGCTGAGACGATTCGGACGCAGACACTCGTCAGTCTCTGGTGTGCGTTCAATTCGTGACCTCACACATTTGATAGCAGCGCCCGTACACCCACCATGGAGACTGTCGCTGACCGAGCGCGTGACCACGTCCGGGCGTCTCTTCTCGTCTTGAACGCTACAATCCCCTCATTCACGCGGTGCTGACCTTCGGAACACCTAATAACAGTGGCTAATATCACCTTGATGTACCAATCATGCAGGCAGGCAATGAGAGGGGGAAACGATGATTGTTGAGTTCACGATTCAGCAGCCGACACTCCTCCAGACATTGCGAGCGGCACCATCAACGCGAGTTATCTGGCAGCAAACCGATTCGACGGCCAACGACGAGCGACTCATTCTGTTCTGGGCGGAGTCAGACGACTACGACGCGTTCGAGCAGGCGATGTACGACGACCCGACGGTGACCGGACCGAAGACGCTCACGAAGTTCAGCGACCGGCGATTATACCACGTCGAGCAGACCGGCGAGGGCATCGCTCAAGCAGTCTACCCGTCGATAGTGGAAGTGGGAGGCATCGTCCAGCAGTGCATCGCGACCCAGGAGGGCTGGTGGTATCAGGTCGCGTTCCCCGACAACGACGCGCTCACGCACTTCCACGACACCTGTACGGACCACGACCTCGACTTTCGACTCGAACGGAAGTACGAGGAAGCCGACGACGACAACCCCTCTGGCAGTTATGGACTGACCGAGAAACAACGCGAGATGCTCGCGCACGCTATCGAGCAGGGGTACTACGAGGTGCCCCGCGCGACGAACCTCGATTGCATCGCCGAGGAGCAGGACATCTCCCATCAGGCTGCCTCCGAACGCCTCCGGCGAGCGGTCGAGGTGCTCGGGCAACATACCATCATGACGACCGCCGAACCGACCGGTCAGACTGCACAGGAAAGCGACGCACCTGACCCGAGTGAAGGGTCGGGACAGAGCGCGAACTGACGCTTAGACGGCTGGCCTGACTGCCGTGACCAACATCTCGTAATCCATCCGGGCTTCTGTCTCGTGACAGACCCATGCGCCTTCGACATCGACGTCGTGTTCGTGCGCCGAGTCGATGAGTGCGGTGAACTGTTCGATTAGCTCTGCTTCGGTCGTGACGGTCGGGGGTGAGTGTGGTGAGTCCATATGGTTCTGAGTCCACGCCAACGTTCTCTCGCCTACCGACGAGACCATTCTGAGCAGTCGCTCTCAGCTGCCTGCAGTCGTCTTCACGAGGGACACTCGAATACGACCATGGCCTGCGAGGGCATGTCCACTCCACTGGGGAGTGGTACCCCTCGATACACTCACGCTCTAGGTCAATCATTACCGGCAAGGCATGCACTGCGCGACATCGGTCTCTATCTCTGGTGTGCGTTCAATTCGCGATGTACGCCAAATCTTTGACAGCAGCACTCGTGAACAGATGCATGGAGACTGTCGCTGACCGAGCGCGTGACCACGCCCGGGCGTCTCTCGTCATCGTCGCATTCGGCGTGTTCGCGCTCGTCTACACTGCTTTCATCGTCTCAATCGTCATCCTAGGCCTCCCTCTCGTCGGGTTCTGACGACGTTCATCTTGTTGAGAATTTGACTTAGTAGGCCACGGTCCGTATTTCGAGACGATGGGCAAACGAGTCGAAATCATGGTGCTGGTCCGTCATATGGTCATCCACAACGATATAGAGGACCTGAAAGACGGCTGGGTGGAGGTCGACACATCGGATGACC from Halomarina salina carries:
- a CDS encoding HalOD1 output domain-containing protein, producing the protein MTRTTRRSGANYSEEDCSDNRYLIGFDPETDSISQTVIAGVAALTDTPWRDCPVFYETMDPDALDALFDTHPDGTERPGQWAIEFTYAECAVQITAGGYIALTPLSGTAE
- a CDS encoding helix-turn-helix domain-containing protein, which produces MIVEFTIQQPTLLQTLRAAPSTRVIWQQTDSTANDERLILFWAESDDYDAFEQAMYDDPTVTGPKTLTKFSDRRLYHVEQTGEGIAQAVYPSIVEVGGIVQQCIATQEGWWYQVAFPDNDALTHFHDTCTDHDLDFRLERKYEEADDDNPSGSYGLTEKQREMLAHAIEQGYYEVPRATNLDCIAEEQDISHQAASERLRRAVEVLGQHTIMTTAEPTGQTAQESDAPDPSEGSGQSAN